From a single Leptospira levettii genomic region:
- a CDS encoding alpha/beta hydrolase encodes MSNWEQAYSRVESTFLNKDGGKIYYQIYRPKSGVKRVLVVHHGIGEHGGRYNFLLEAMAERNYAIYLIDCRGHGKSDGRRGVITHFSDFFADLKQLIDIAKQNEGVSKVTLLGHSMGAAVTFLYTATDNYQNDLDAYICSALPIKVKTDLVMDIKKAAGGFLAKALPTLTIPTGLNVNLISRDKSVVDAYVKDPLVHGNVCTYLGDYLLNCYTLALESAEKIKVPIYMFHGKEDQIALPEGTVDAFERVASKDKTMRLFDELYHETMNELPKDRAIVLKELVAWIDKH; translated from the coding sequence ATGAGTAATTGGGAACAAGCCTACTCCCGCGTGGAGTCTACCTTTCTAAACAAAGATGGTGGTAAAATTTATTACCAGATCTACCGACCTAAGTCAGGAGTCAAACGTGTGCTCGTTGTCCACCATGGGATTGGGGAACATGGCGGACGTTACAATTTTTTGTTAGAAGCAATGGCGGAACGTAATTATGCCATTTACCTCATCGACTGCCGAGGTCATGGTAAATCCGATGGACGCCGAGGAGTCATTACCCATTTTTCTGATTTTTTCGCAGACTTAAAACAACTCATCGATATCGCCAAACAAAATGAAGGTGTGAGTAAAGTCACTTTACTTGGACACTCGATGGGTGCTGCGGTTACTTTTCTTTATACAGCGACTGACAATTACCAGAATGATTTGGATGCTTACATTTGTAGCGCACTTCCTATCAAAGTCAAAACTGACCTTGTGATGGACATTAAAAAAGCTGCTGGTGGTTTTTTAGCAAAAGCATTGCCAACACTCACCATCCCAACAGGACTCAATGTGAACCTTATTTCACGTGACAAGTCGGTTGTAGATGCATATGTTAAAGACCCACTCGTACATGGAAATGTGTGTACGTATCTCGGTGATTACCTTCTCAACTGTTACACACTTGCTTTGGAATCTGCTGAGAAAATCAAAGTTCCTATCTATATGTTCCATGGAAAAGAAGATCAAATTGCTCTTCCAGAAGGAACAGTGGATGCATTTGAACGTGTGGCTTCAAAAGACAAAACGATGAGACTTTTTGATGAATTATACCATGAAACCATGAACGAACTTCCTAAAGACAGAGCAATCGTCTTAAAAGAGTTAGTTGCATGGATCGACAAACACTAA
- a CDS encoding MaoC/PaaZ C-terminal domain-containing protein: MAKIQFDKVEVGQTLPPLDIPVIEHANLVRYAGASGDFNPIHNDPDFARKAGLDGTISHGMYVMAQVGRLCTSWADQKDIAYFGVTFKAMTKLGEKLTIVGTIKKKFEKDGKKTVTVLVEAKNEAGEVKAGGDLVVNAV, translated from the coding sequence ATGGCAAAAATTCAATTTGATAAAGTAGAAGTTGGTCAAACTCTTCCTCCACTCGATATCCCTGTGATCGAACATGCAAATTTAGTTCGTTATGCGGGAGCATCTGGAGATTTTAACCCAATCCATAACGACCCTGATTTCGCAAGAAAAGCAGGACTCGATGGAACCATCTCTCATGGAATGTATGTGATGGCACAAGTAGGCAGACTTTGTACTTCTTGGGCTGACCAAAAAGACATTGCTTACTTTGGTGTAACTTTCAAAGCCATGACGAAGTTAGGTGAAAAACTCACAATTGTGGGAACCATCAAAAAGAAATTTGAAAAAGATGGTAAAAAAACGGTAACCGTACTCGTAGAAGCAAAAAACGAAGCTGGCGAAGTGAAAGCCGGTGGAGATTTAGTCGTTAACGCAGTATAG
- a CDS encoding PH domain-containing protein: MLSESAVKSQILSLISHLPHINIDILYLYTPEFKILHQYLVEDEIIQGYTISILDTKQKKYSGGSWLLVLTNKKFHLFRNPPFTEATHIPIEFNAIKSCTTKKGWFFGKIYIETEAETFGLIQVGKKDYSFFLPALTPYLK, encoded by the coding sequence ATGTTAAGCGAATCCGCAGTCAAATCTCAAATACTGTCCCTTATCTCTCACCTACCTCATATCAATATTGATATTTTATACCTATATACACCTGAATTCAAAATCCTCCACCAATACCTAGTGGAAGATGAAATCATCCAAGGTTATACCATAAGCATTCTGGATACCAAACAAAAGAAGTATAGCGGAGGGAGTTGGTTACTCGTTTTAACAAACAAAAAATTTCATTTGTTTCGAAATCCACCCTTTACTGAGGCAACTCACATCCCTATCGAATTCAATGCAATCAAATCATGTACCACGAAAAAAGGTTGGTTCTTTGGAAAAATCTATATTGAAACTGAAGCTGAAACATTCGGATTGATCCAAGTAGGCAAAAAAGATTATTCTTTCTTTTTACCGGCTTTGACGCCTTATTTAAAATAA
- a CDS encoding WG repeat-containing protein produces the protein MYQKYFYISLFLMAGSLFAQSKGITSFEENGLYGFKNKKGKVIIEPQYEQTMEFTKSGVAFVVSKNKWICIDTKNKFLLESFLYDNGPDYIVESLARYVEEGKMGFHNERCQKVIEAQYDFAYPFENGYAIVCNGCELKPEGEHKRIVGGNYGVIDKKGNLVIPIDYEAIISVDAKKRIAEVKQDGKTVKVKWKARS, from the coding sequence ATGTACCAAAAGTATTTTTACATATCGTTATTCTTGATGGCTGGTTCCTTGTTTGCCCAATCCAAAGGGATCACTTCCTTTGAAGAAAATGGATTGTATGGATTTAAAAACAAAAAAGGCAAAGTGATCATCGAACCCCAATATGAACAAACAATGGAATTTACCAAATCGGGTGTGGCCTTTGTGGTTTCAAAAAACAAATGGATTTGTATTGATACAAAAAACAAATTTTTATTAGAAAGTTTTCTCTATGACAATGGTCCTGATTACATTGTGGAATCTCTTGCGCGGTATGTGGAAGAGGGAAAGATGGGGTTTCACAATGAACGTTGCCAAAAGGTCATCGAAGCTCAGTATGATTTTGCCTATCCGTTCGAAAATGGATATGCGATTGTGTGTAACGGATGTGAGTTGAAACCGGAAGGGGAACACAAACGAATTGTGGGGGGAAATTACGGGGTCATAGATAAAAAAGGTAATTTGGTAATACCAATAGATTATGAAGCAATCATTTCGGTTGATGCGAAAAAACGCATCGCGGAAGTGAAGCAGGATGGGAAAACAGTGAAGGTGAAGTGGAAAGCGCGGTCGTGA
- a CDS encoding FAS1-like dehydratase domain-containing protein: MAITKDIVGKKLDRFDFTVERGKIKEFCLAINEKNPIYFDVEEAKKAGYSDVPAPPTFPTVIMFWGYPKIWNDMAELGIDLSKILHLKEEYTYHKILYPGKVYAQSEISDVKVGRAEIVTFKTTIYDEKDDPILSAEMAIFIRKD; this comes from the coding sequence ATGGCAATAACAAAAGATATAGTTGGAAAAAAACTAGATCGTTTTGATTTCACAGTGGAACGAGGAAAAATTAAAGAATTTTGCCTCGCCATCAACGAAAAAAACCCAATCTATTTTGACGTAGAAGAAGCAAAAAAAGCAGGATACTCTGACGTTCCCGCTCCACCAACTTTCCCTACCGTCATCATGTTTTGGGGATACCCAAAGATTTGGAACGATATGGCGGAACTCGGTATCGACCTTTCCAAAATCCTTCACTTGAAAGAAGAATATACGTACCACAAAATCCTTTATCCGGGCAAAGTGTACGCACAATCTGAAATCTCCGACGTTAAAGTGGGAAGAGCAGAAATTGTAACTTTCAAAACAACAATCTATGATGAAAAAGATGATCCAATCCTTTCAGCAGAGATGGCGATTTTCATTCGTAAGGATTAA
- a CDS encoding acyltransferase, which yields MKDTFIAPRFEFPVALGLDLGFPILTKLLFNLDGVVLAKEDELRLKETKDKRVVYLLNQPTEMESIIAYQVANSIGTRFHYMASRSIFNWGFGIVGELIKRVGAFSVLHGSSNRKMIRTTKQILSENSGKLVMYPEGIMSGENDNLVSFLPSTAQLIYWGLEEAKKKDPHAELFLQPTFVKYKISGTRDSILKDIETSLSRIERKLKLYPGGRTVLRRFLTVGRVMLEETEFELGIPKSEINGKDFDYRLGRARHMALNLAGQILQIKFQDSDNAIQKIRILFHALDRIDAGIPLESTPKHLTDQNIRRAKQLVETAYAFLITQPKNLIQWPSAERLMEWICSFERHIFGKSEMRAKKAYVYASHSIPLAPYFEKYKTNKKDSYHLLLGDIRKEMEKLMERGKKESEPLVPPYSVGLDLQIG from the coding sequence ATGAAAGATACCTTTATCGCTCCTCGTTTTGAATTTCCTGTTGCTTTGGGATTGGATTTGGGTTTTCCCATTCTCACAAAACTTTTGTTTAACTTAGATGGAGTGGTACTAGCCAAAGAAGATGAACTTCGCCTAAAAGAAACAAAAGACAAACGAGTTGTGTATCTTTTAAACCAACCCACAGAGATGGAATCCATCATCGCCTACCAAGTAGCCAACTCCATTGGAACAAGATTTCATTATATGGCATCACGTAGTATTTTCAATTGGGGTTTTGGAATTGTAGGTGAACTTATCAAACGAGTTGGAGCATTTTCTGTTTTACATGGAAGTTCCAATCGAAAGATGATTCGAACCACCAAACAAATATTATCCGAAAATTCCGGAAAACTTGTTATGTATCCAGAAGGGATCATGTCTGGTGAAAATGATAATTTGGTTTCCTTTTTACCGAGTACAGCCCAACTCATTTATTGGGGATTGGAAGAAGCCAAAAAAAAGGATCCACATGCAGAACTTTTTTTACAACCAACCTTTGTGAAATATAAAATTTCTGGCACAAGAGATTCCATTTTAAAGGACATTGAAACCTCTTTATCACGGATCGAACGTAAATTAAAGTTATACCCAGGTGGAAGGACAGTGCTTCGCAGGTTTTTGACTGTGGGCCGTGTGATGTTAGAGGAAACGGAATTTGAACTTGGAATCCCAAAATCAGAGATCAATGGTAAGGATTTTGATTACCGATTGGGAAGGGCAAGGCATATGGCTCTGAACCTAGCAGGTCAAATTTTACAGATCAAATTCCAAGATTCAGACAATGCCATCCAAAAGATTCGGATTTTATTCCATGCTTTGGACCGAATTGACGCAGGGATTCCATTGGAATCTACCCCCAAACACCTAACGGACCAAAACATCCGCCGAGCCAAACAATTAGTAGAGACAGCGTATGCATTTCTCATCACCCAACCTAAAAATCTCATCCAATGGCCATCCGCAGAACGCCTTATGGAATGGATTTGTAGTTTTGAAAGGCATATATTTGGAAAATCAGAAATGAGAGCTAAAAAAGCGTATGTTTACGCATCACACTCCATTCCACTTGCTCCTTATTTTGAAAAATACAAAACAAACAAAAAAGATAGTTATCATTTGTTACTTGGTGATATCAGAAAGGAAATGGAAAAACTGATGGAACGTGGAAAAAAGGAAAGTGAACCATTAGTCCCACCATACTCTGTAGGACTCGATTTACAGATTGGTTAG
- a CDS encoding sulfatase, translating into MRKILTFAPILCFCLIQCLNKSESRFPVDLVLELKNAKPKFKIGTDNRTYHWKKNPGRQSGLPLSRKWENTQITFNTNKEIFLNHSLDSIYFPPGQEYQFTLPKGRYKFSSLVGLLGEKEFQPNVSGKLKLYTQSQFLEEWDFTGTTKEQWNKKETFVTLEGDLRLVWESKDSDLYIGEPLLYPKEWLDKLIPTQKPKSVILIVVDSARKDFIGAYGFRHSVTPNIDQMAKESVFFENPFANGNWTKPSMMSFFHSEYSSNLGLGNSWFSTKPYQRKVYYGKKRDNLAKTFRESGYYSKTIMNNVFFLDYTTVGLDLGFHNSYQVGMDIVDTEVLTNHAIEFVTEKKDIPYFLHFNLNTPHASYSPPPEDMKVVRSIIPDSEFFRYESPVQRYLGEMHYTDREIGRLVTKLKELGTYDETMIIVTGDHGELFSPEHDYSYHFIMQTRFGHGETHYDEEINVPYFIKLPKSIADNIGNNNQIRIPGQSSLLSLAPTILGFLDLLPKNSTYQGVDYASCIRNASPCPKETYIYTEGRMSESVRTEKYKYIRRYPGFTTVRRTSAGEPHTMTEELYDLKQDPKELRNLSLEAEGETLLQQARADFRRENFLKRNGLRIWIPPCEQTVCRDTMSMSVQGSIYDWIAPPTVQIASGSAKTISVSKESNDRKVPLGSREPKQHLPAEIILKTVNPELGAFFQFTRNGKTIPVRFGKYGLEFQSSMTHIEDLIVSERQPDGLYESPLPWVYNDGAFSGSGESEVQKEMGKEVKKILETWGYIHE; encoded by the coding sequence ATGCGAAAGATCCTAACCTTCGCCCCTATCCTATGTTTTTGTCTCATTCAGTGTTTGAACAAATCGGAATCCCGTTTCCCAGTGGATTTGGTTTTGGAATTAAAAAATGCGAAGCCCAAATTCAAAATCGGAACAGACAATCGCACATACCATTGGAAAAAAAATCCGGGTAGGCAAAGTGGGCTTCCACTTTCTCGAAAATGGGAAAATACACAAATTACCTTTAATACAAACAAAGAGATTTTTTTAAACCATTCCCTTGATTCCATTTATTTCCCACCTGGCCAAGAATACCAATTTACCCTTCCAAAAGGGAGATACAAATTCTCATCACTTGTTGGTTTGTTAGGCGAAAAAGAATTCCAACCTAATGTTTCAGGAAAATTGAAATTGTATACTCAGTCCCAATTCCTCGAAGAATGGGATTTCACTGGAACTACAAAAGAACAATGGAACAAAAAGGAAACATTCGTTACATTGGAAGGTGATTTACGACTCGTTTGGGAAAGTAAAGATAGCGATTTATACATCGGTGAACCTTTGTTATATCCAAAAGAATGGCTAGATAAACTGATTCCCACTCAAAAACCTAAGTCAGTGATCCTGATCGTTGTAGATTCAGCAAGGAAGGATTTTATAGGAGCTTACGGGTTCCGTCATTCAGTAACACCAAACATCGATCAAATGGCAAAAGAATCAGTTTTTTTTGAAAATCCTTTTGCCAATGGAAATTGGACAAAACCTTCCATGATGTCTTTTTTCCATTCTGAATATTCGTCTAACCTTGGTTTGGGGAATTCTTGGTTTTCGACAAAACCATACCAACGAAAAGTTTATTATGGTAAAAAAAGGGATAATCTAGCCAAAACTTTTCGGGAATCTGGGTATTATTCCAAAACCATTATGAATAATGTTTTCTTTTTGGATTATACAACAGTGGGATTGGATTTAGGGTTTCACAATTCCTACCAAGTGGGAATGGACATTGTGGATACAGAAGTTCTTACAAACCATGCAATTGAGTTTGTGACAGAAAAAAAAGACATCCCATATTTTTTGCATTTTAATTTGAACACTCCTCATGCTTCCTATTCACCACCTCCAGAAGATATGAAGGTTGTGAGAAGTATCATTCCTGATTCGGAATTTTTTCGATATGAATCTCCCGTGCAACGTTACTTAGGTGAGATGCATTATACTGACAGGGAAATTGGTAGGTTAGTAACAAAATTAAAAGAACTAGGAACTTATGATGAAACGATGATCATTGTGACAGGGGACCACGGGGAACTTTTTAGTCCTGAACATGATTATAGTTACCACTTCATTATGCAAACTAGGTTTGGCCATGGAGAAACTCATTATGATGAAGAAATCAATGTGCCATATTTTATCAAACTTCCTAAGTCCATAGCGGATAACATTGGCAATAACAATCAAATTCGTATTCCCGGCCAGTCATCTTTATTATCACTTGCGCCTACCATTTTAGGTTTTTTGGATTTATTACCTAAAAATTCGACTTACCAAGGGGTGGATTATGCATCTTGCATTCGAAACGCGAGTCCTTGTCCCAAGGAAACTTATATTTATACGGAAGGGCGAATGTCAGAATCTGTTAGAACGGAAAAGTATAAATACATTCGTAGGTATCCAGGTTTCACAACCGTTAGGCGAACTTCTGCTGGTGAACCTCATACCATGACGGAAGAACTTTACGACTTAAAACAAGATCCTAAGGAATTACGAAACTTAAGCCTTGAAGCGGAAGGGGAAACTCTTTTGCAACAAGCAAGAGCCGACTTCCGACGAGAAAATTTTCTCAAACGGAATGGACTTCGGATTTGGATCCCTCCCTGTGAGCAAACAGTCTGTCGTGATACTATGTCCATGAGTGTACAAGGTTCTATTTATGATTGGATTGCGCCTCCGACAGTCCAAATCGCTTCTGGTTCCGCAAAAACAATTTCTGTATCAAAAGAATCGAATGATCGAAAGGTTCCTCTTGGATCCCGAGAACCAAAACAACATCTACCGGCAGAAATCATTTTGAAAACTGTGAACCCCGAACTCGGTGCCTTCTTCCAATTCACAAGGAATGGAAAAACGATCCCTGTTCGTTTTGGAAAGTATGGATTGGAATTCCAAAGTTCTATGACTCACATCGAAGACTTGATTGTATCCGAACGACAACCTGATGGTTTGTACGAATCACCACTTCCATGGGTGTACAACGATGGAGCATTCAGTGGGTCAGGTGAGTCGGAGGTACAAAAAGAGATGGGAAAGGAAGTGAAAAAAATATTAGAAACATGGGGATACATTCACGAATAA
- a CDS encoding M15 family metallopeptidase: MDIEIKCGWIFVCTRIIPILTLLTFSIEAEPKPTTLIVFGEKEYKFSYQNDPNRKLVNLETIPGIRLDIKYATTDNFTGQKIYKEAKAFARKPVADALHKAQIEFLKLGYSIQIYDAYRPYQATVTFYEIIKDTRYVASPKTGSRHNRGCAIDLTLVDTKTKQELKMPTNYDSFERAAWAEAPVSDPITKKNRDTLIQVLSQFGFRVNKTEWWHFDFLECNGFEVLDIPFEGLED, from the coding sequence ATGGACATAGAAATAAAATGTGGATGGATCTTTGTTTGTACGAGAATCATCCCGATATTGACTCTCCTCACTTTTTCGATAGAGGCAGAACCGAAACCAACAACTCTTATTGTATTTGGAGAAAAAGAATACAAATTTTCTTACCAAAACGATCCCAATCGAAAGTTGGTCAATTTAGAAACCATACCTGGAATTCGATTGGATATCAAATATGCAACAACTGATAATTTTACTGGGCAAAAGATTTACAAAGAAGCAAAAGCTTTTGCAAGAAAACCAGTTGCCGATGCTTTACACAAAGCCCAAATTGAATTTTTAAAACTTGGGTATTCCATTCAAATTTATGATGCTTATAGACCCTACCAAGCAACCGTTACTTTTTATGAAATCATTAAAGATACCCGATATGTTGCCTCTCCTAAAACCGGATCAAGACATAACAGAGGTTGTGCGATAGATCTAACCTTAGTGGATACAAAAACAAAACAAGAACTCAAAATGCCAACCAATTATGATTCCTTTGAGAGAGCCGCTTGGGCAGAAGCACCTGTTTCTGATCCAATCACCAAAAAAAATCGAGATACCCTCATCCAAGTATTATCTCAATTTGGATTTCGTGTGAACAAAACCGAGTGGTGGCATTTTGATTTTTTGGAATGTAATGGATTTGAAGTGTTGGACATTCCGTTTGAAGGATTAGAAGATTAG